From Arachis stenosperma cultivar V10309 chromosome 2, arast.V10309.gnm1.PFL2, whole genome shotgun sequence, one genomic window encodes:
- the LOC130963141 gene encoding uncharacterized protein LOC130963141, protein MVTSTPYYAQANGQANGQVEAANKILISLIKKHIGSKPRTWHETLSQILWAYRNSQRGSTGTSPYKLVYGHDAVLPLEINLNTLRVSKQNDLLVDDYWNAMFDELNELDLEQILAPETERKCCLKL, encoded by the exons ATGGTTACTTCTACTCCTTATTATGCACAGGCTAATGGGCAA GCTAATGGGCAAGTAGAAGCAGCAAATAAGATATTGATAAGCTTGATTAAAAAGCATATCGGGAGTAAGCCTCGAACATGGCATGAGACTTTAAGCCAAATATTGTGGGCCTATCGAAACTCACAAAGAGGTTCGACAGGAACTTCACCTTATAAGTTGGTATATGGCCATGATGCGGTATTACCATTGgaaattaatttgaatactTTAAGAGTATCGAAACAAAATGATTTACTAGTCGATGATTATTGGAATGCAATGTTTGACGAGTTAAATGAGTTAGATTTAGAGCAAATCTTGGCACCTGAGACAGAAAGAAAGTGTTGTTTGAAGTTATAA
- the LOC130963142 gene encoding uncharacterized protein LOC130963142, which translates to MEAESTREESLIPRRRNDTIIYSRGRKTRRTARDREDGEGRSERTRQPVIMGATPFHRSILEVRLPKHFDKPTDMRYDGTQDPLEHLTAFEARTNLEGVGDEVRCRAFPFTTRIAKVKHLINLLGITQRQGESTRKYLDRFNDECLEIDGLTDSVASLCLTNGLLNENFRKHLTTKPVWTMHEIQTVAKEYINDEEVSRVVAANKRQQGNGERLKEQTREEAPSKAPRPFPRVGKFTNYTPLTLPIMEVYQQIAEKGILPKPRPLKDRTGGNKNFYCDYHKGYGHQTQDCFDLKDALEQAIREGKLAAFSHLIR; encoded by the exons ATGGAAGCAGAGAGCACCCGTGAAGAGTCTCTAATCCCGAGAAGACGAAATGACACGATCATCTACTCCCGAGGCAGGAAAACGCGCCGCACGGCACGAGATCGCGAAGACGGGGAAGGGAGGTCCGAGAGGACACGACAACCTGTGATAATGGGCGCCACCCCATTCCACCGATCCATCCTCGAAGTCCGGTTGCCGAAGCACTTCGAcaaaccaacggacatgaggtacgatgGAACTCAAGACCCTCTAGAACACCTCACGGCCTTTGAAGCAAGGACGAATCTAGAGGGAGTAGGGGACGAGGTGAGGTGCCGAGCCTTCCCG TTTACAACACGAATAGCAAAGGTAAAGCACCTGATCAACCTTCTGGGGATAACCCAGAGACAGGGAGAGTCgaccagaaaatacctggatcggttcaacgacgaatgcttggaaatCGACGGCCTAACCGATTCAGTGGCCAGCCTTTGCCTGACTaacggcctcctcaacgagaaCTTTCGAAAACACCTTACCACGAAACCAGTTTGGACGATGCACGAGATCCAGACGGTAGCCAAAGAGTATATAAAcgacgaggaagtcagccgagtcgtggctgccaataaaCGGCAACAAGGTAACGGAGAAAGACTGAAGGAACAAACCAGGGAAGAGGCGCCAAGCAAGGCACCGAGGCCGTTCCCCCGGGTCGGGAAATTCACCAACTACACCCCGCTCACTCTTcccatcatggaagtttatcaGCAAATAGCCGAGAAAGGAATCCTGCCGAAGCCTCGACCACTCAAGGACCGTACGGGAGGAAACAAGAACTTCTATTGTGACTACCACAAAGGCTACGGTCACCAAACACAGGACTGCTTTGACCTGAAGGATGCACTAGAACAAGCGATAAGAGAAGGTAAGCTAGCAGCATTCTCCCATCTTATCAGGTAG
- the LOC130963143 gene encoding uncharacterized protein LOC130963143 encodes MRGTFRHFKEILAAPPVLGKPKDGEPLYLYLAITGEALAAVLVREEGRAQQPVYFVSRALQRAELRYSKLEKLALALLTSSRRLKQYFQGHQVVVRTDQRIRQLLQKPDLAGRIMTWSIELSQYDIRYEPRQAIKVQAMADFLVEVTGDPTEETSTRWKLHVDGASNQTSGGAGIILESPVGVVYEQSIRFEFPISNNQAEYEVLIGGLTLAAEVGATRLEICSDSQVVTSQVNGSYQAKDSLLQKYLEKVKNLSQKFEEVTVHHVPRERNTRVDLLSKLASTKPGEGNRSLIQGMTREPAVTLHLSRLGSSWLDPITSFLENGKLPDDEKDAVKLRREAAKYAVIQGQLFKKGFNQPLLKCLHLDQTDYVLREVHEGYCGHHIGGKALARKLIRAGYYWPSMMADSKEFVKKCVKCQENANFHRAPASELSLLTSSRPFSQWGVDLLGPFPVITRFGIPEVVISDNGTQFTDKKFTEFLTGLGIRQKFSSVEHPQTNGQVESANKIILLGLKKRLDNKKGAWADELASVLWSYRTTEQSSTKETLFRLTYGLDAVIPVKIGEPSPRLLLKGVEEAVEKDLIDEAREMAHLTETALKQRMALRYNTKVLKREFEPNDLVLRRNDIGPPTPGAGKLAANWEGPYRIKKVMGKGAIKLERLDDNPFHHNSTTMRGPGTDHPGSPSTAAIANDYTKRPRPVNLNDIYKLITVNRNDNTTRRIRKY; translated from the exons ATGCGAGGAACCTTTCGgcacttcaaggaaatcctggCGGCACCCCCGGTTCTCGGGAAGCCAAAGGACGGGGAGCCATTATACCTGTACCTCGCCATAACAGGAGAAGCCCTGGCCGCAGTTCTGGTGCGAGAAGAAGGGAGGGCTCAACAACCAGTCTATTTCGTAAGCAGAGCCCTGCAAAGGGCAGAATTAAGGTACAGCAAACTGGAAAAGCTAGCTCTAGCACTCTTGACCTCCTCACGGAGGTTAAAGCAATACTTCCAAGGTCACCAGGTTGTCGTAAGAACGGACCAGAGAATCCGGCAACTACTTCAAAAACCCGACTTGGCGGGAAGGATAATGACTTGGTCTATTGAACTTTCCCAATACGACATACGATACGAAccccggcaagccatcaaggTGCAGGCGATGGCAGATTTTCTAGTAGAAGTAACGGGGGATCCAACCGAAGAAACGAgcacacggtggaagctccacgtggacggagcctccaaccagacgTCTGGGGGCGCCGGGATCATCCTGGAAAGCCCGGTTGGAGTCGTATACGAGCAGTCGATCAGGTTTGAATTCCCCATTtcgaacaaccaggcagaatacgaagtcCTTATAGGGGGCTTAACCCTAGCAGCGGAAGTCGGAGCAACAAGGCTGGAAATATGCAGCGATTCCCAGGTCGTCACCTCCCAGGTAAACGGGAGCTATCAAGCCAAAGACTCGTTATTACAAAAGTACTTGGAAAAAGTCAAGAACTTAAGCCAAAAATTTGAGGAGGTCACGGTCCACCACGTGCCaagagaaaggaacacacgggTAGACCTCCTATCAAAATTGGCCAGCACTAAACCGGGAGAAGGCAAccggtctctcatccaaggTATGACGAGGGAGCCGGCGGTCACCTTGCATTTGTCAAGGCTGGGCTCTtcatggctagaccccatcaccaGCTTCCTAGAAAATGGTAAACTCCCTGACGATGAAAAGGACGCCGTGAAATTGAGAAGGGAAGCAGCCAAATACGCAGTCATTCAAGGACAGCTATTCAAGAAAGGGTTCAACCAGCCCCTACTGAAGTGCTTACACCTCGACCAAACGGACtacgtcctcagggaagtccaTGAAGGCTACTGCGGACACCACATAGGAGGCAAAGCCCTAGCAAGAAAATTAATTCGAGCCGGATACTATTGGCCGTCAATGATGGCAGACTCCAAGGAGTTCGTCAAAAAATGTGTCAAGTGTCAAGAGAACGCCAATTTCCACAGGGCGCCGGCCTCCGAGTTAAGCCTGTTAACGTCCTCCCGACCATTCTCGCAATGGGGAGTCGATCTCTTGGGGCCCTTCCCA gtgataacGCGATTCGGGATTCCAGAagtcgtcatctcggacaacggcACACAGTTTACCGACAAGaagttcacggaattcctcacCGGCCTGGGCATAAGACAGAAGTTCTCCTCGGTAGAGCACCCCCAAACAAACGGACAGGTGGAGTCCGCGAACAAGATTATCCTGCTAGGGCTCAAGAAGCGATTGGATAATAAAaagggtgcttgggccgacgagctAGCCTCAGTGCTCTGGTCTTACCGAACAACTGAACAGTCCTCCACCAAGGAGACTCTTTTCCGACTAACATACGGATTAGACGCGGTAATACCTGTGAAAATTGGGGAACCGAGCCCCCGGCTACTTTTGAAAGGAGTGGAGGAAGCCGTGGAGAAGGACCTAATAGATGAAGCCAGAGAAATGGCCCATTTGACGGAGACAGCGCTAAAACAAAGAATGGCCCTACGCTATaacaccaaagtgctcaaaAGGGAATTCGAGCCGAACGATCTCGTCCTAAGGCGTAACGACATCGGCCCACCGACCCCTGGAGCAGGCAAGCTGGCggcaaactgggaaggcccCTATAGAATCAAAAAAGTGATGGGTAAAGGCGCTATCAAGTTAGAAAGGCTCGATG aCAACCCGTTCCATCACAACTCGACAACGATGCGCggccccgggactgatcaccccgggagcccATCAACTGCCGCAATAGCAAATGACTACACTAAAAGGCCACGACCCGTTAATTTAAACGACATCTATAAACTAATAACGGTTAATAGAAACGATAACACAACCAGGCGAATAAGAAAGTATTAA